The window AAGCTCTTGGAACATCGGGCCCTCGTTAGTTAGAAGCCAGTTAAGATTGACTTGGAAATGCTCGCAGATTTTGGAAAGGTAAGCTGAATCAGGCAACCTCTTTCCACCCTCGTAGTTTGAGATTGAAGCAGAATTCACACCCAAAGCACTTGCAGACTTTAAATGAGACACTATCTGTTATCTCGTATCTCTTTGATTTTGCGTGAGATATCGCTCATCAAACTCACCGCCTTCAACGTTTATTGTATCTTGTCTCTATAACTAGAGCCTACAAAATGAGGTATCAGAATGAATGTCAAGCACAAAGTTCAGGGCGCTGTTTCGGATGTGTCTGGAATGCCTTCTATCAGCTGCGTAACAATATATCTGCTTAGTCAAAAAGGCAAGGGGTTGCGGACATCGGATAAGCTTATTTCGTAGCCTCTTCTTCTAAGAGCTGTGCGCCTCGGATAGCGACTTCGGTTATCTGTTCATCCATCTCGGAAATCCGATCCCACACATAGTTGATCCATGTGGAGTCTTTCTTGATTATGCCTTCTTTCTCTGCTAATATTCCAAGTAGAAGAAACAATATCTCTTCAACGGCCGGTAGTTTGAATTCATGTTTCATATTATCTCCTTTTATCTATCTGTCAGCACCTCCTTACCACGCTATGCGATTCCCAAATATCGGAGCCTGTCCTTTTTTCAATCATCCCAAGGAGGCAAACCCCATGAACGACCTCATCCTTTCCGCCGCCGAGATCAGGGCCGAGTTCGCCCGCCGCAAGATTTCCAAGGCCCAGCTCACGTGATGGTTTCGTCCTTTGCCGCATCCGATTTGCATCCGCTTCGCCTCCCCTTAACTTCCCGTTTGAGCTGCGGGAACTCAACGGGAAGTGAATGGGTTGTGAAAGAGAAAGGGCAAATGGGGAGCAGATCAGGGTTGAACAAAGCTCGTAAGGGGTTATGGCGAAAAGGGCTCAGGTGTATCGGGGGCAGTCATTCCCACAATATTTGAACCTCAGCCGGAAACAAGCAAAAGCAAGGTAAACAGGCAGTTCCGGTTTACACGGATTCACGGATCGGACTGATTTGCTGATTTATGTTAGTGCCGAAGCCGCCTGCTGCCTATTTGAAGTAATAGTAGAACCCGATCTGGGGGATGTACATCACGATGCGCTGTTCCCAGTTGTAGGTGATGGGCAGTTCCAGGGCCACGCGGAAGTTCTTGCCCAAACCAAGTTCCACGCCCAATCCGGCGCCGGCTGTCCATCTGTGCTCCAGCTTGGATTTGCTGATAGGTTCGCTATTGTCCACGGGTTCGTAGTGGTCCCAATCCAGAGTATCCTCAACCGTAACCCAGCGGTAGTCTTTTGTGAAAGTATTCTGCCGGTGATACTTGTAGGAGCCGCCGGCCATCACATAAAGGCGGCCGCGGTCCTTTTGCATCAAAACGTCGAATTTGTCGAGGGTATAGATGTAGTTGAGGCCGAGATTGACCACGTTGTAGCGCCCGTTTTGGGTGATGGTTACCAGAGTGTCGTTGGGAGCGTCTTCAGACCCGGACTCGATGTCTCTATACCAATAATCTGTGTAATAGTCATTATACCAGTAAGTAAAGCGAGTGGGGAAATAGACGTCGTCATCGCCCCAGGTACCAGCTCCAAAAGTGGTTTGCAGGCCGTGTTTTTCGCCCATGAAGCGCATGGAATAGCCTGTGCCGCTTTGGGTGCCGGCGTGGAGGCCAACGGCGGTTTTGGCAAGGAAATCCTGGGCTGAAAGCGAAAGAGTTAGCAGCAGCAAAGCTGTCAGGATCAGGCTGGGTTTTATATTCACGGTTCACCTCTATGGTTGATTTGAGCCATTGGTTCCGCCTATGGCATAAGTGTCAAGAAATTCCGAGCAAGACTCATTCGCGAAATGGCTTGGCCATGAATTACACGAATTGGGGGAAGAGCGGTTCTTTTGTGTTCTCTACGGATGCAATTTATTCAACTGATGATACGGATTTACTTATCCAAGAGAATGATAGGCACACGCATCATAAACCTGTCGCGCCCCTTTTTCGCAGCCATTTCCTCTTGTTTGGGCGGCGAACATGGCCAGAAACAGGGCCAAATCCAATTTGCTATGCAGAATCCTTTTGTTTTTCTATGTTTTCCTCTGGCGGGGCTAACGGCTTGAGAAAGACGAGACGGTCGATTTTCAGAAGATAGTAAAGCAGCGCGCAACTGAACCAGACAATGCCTCCGGCCCAGAGCACGTCTGAGAAAAAGTGGCCGCCCTGGGTCATGCGCACAAGGCCCATGCCAAAACCGTAGAGCAGTGTGATGATGAAGGCCCAGGCAGCGAGACGGGGTTTGCGACCGCGGAAGATGAAGTAGAGGGCAAAAAAGTAAAAACCCATGGAGGCATGGCCGCTGGGAAAAGCTTCGCCGGTACTGGCGTGATCAATGGTTAGAGGGGCTTCGTAGGCAAACTCGCCGCCGTAGAGGGCCAGTTGGTTGGGACGGGGGCGTCCCCAGTATTGTTTGAAGACAGCGTTCACCAAAAGGCTGGGACCGAGCAGCATCACCAGGGCCAGAAACAGGCCGGAGCGGCGCCATCGGGCCAGGTTTCGGGAGAAAAAACCCACCACAAAGACCACCATGCCAGTGATGGAAACGATGACGGCGGGCACGGTGCCGTATTTGTAGATGAAGTCGAACCATTTGATGTGGTTGCCGATCCAGTTGCCATTACCGGTGTAGAAAGCGTCCTGGAGGCGCAGATCAAGGCCGCGGGAGCGGATCAGCCAGGTACCTGCTGCCAGGATCAGCGCGGGCAACAGGAAATCCAGTATCAAAACGATATGGCGGCTCCAGTGAACCGCCATACCGTCTGTATTGTTAACCGGGTCTGGGGGCAGTCTGAACTTCAAGGTTCGGTGCTCCAGGCTTCGGTTGTTTAGTTGTCTTGGTTTTCCGGTTCGGCTGGGGTTTCCTCAGGGGTCTCGGTGATCTCTTCGGCCGCAGGTTCTTCCGCGACAGGCTCTTCTGTTGGGGTTTCTACTGTTTCCACAGCCTCTTCAGCCACGGGTTCTTCCGGTACTTGCTCTTCTGTGGGAGCTTCTTCTGTTTCCACAGTTTCTTCAGTCACGGGTTCTGCCGGGACTGGCTCTTCAGCAGAGACTTCTTCTTTTTCCACAGCCTCTTCAGTCACAGGTTCGTCTGCGGCTGGTTCTTCTGCCGGGACTTCCTCGGTCACGGTCTCCACAGCGTCAGAGACGTCCTCAGTAGCGGTTGCTTCAGCCTGAGTTTTGGCTTCTTCGGCGAGCTTGGCGGCTGCCTCTTGCTTCTGTTTTTCACGGGCCAGGCGATCGGCGCGTTTCTTTTGCAGACGGGCAATGCGCTCGCGCATATATTGCTCGTGGATGGCGATGTATTCTTCCTGGAGTTTGGGATCGCGGGAGAAGAAGAAGGCCTTCACGCTGAGGATGAGGCGGCGGTTTTCCATATCCAGTTCGATCACCTTGAGAGGCAGTTCCTCGCCGACATGGAAGGCTTCCTCAGAGTGTTCCAGCTTGGGAATGGCGAGGTGGGAAATGGGTATGAACCCTTCCACAATGTCTTCGCCGACCTTGATGTCCACCAGCACGCCTTTGGGAATGAGTTTGCCGATCTTGCCTATCACTTCGGTGTTGATGGGCAGGGATTCGTTCAGATGCTCCCAGGGATCGGGATGCAACTGTTTCACGCCCAGGGCGATGCGGTGCAAGGCACGGTCGATCGAAAGGATCACGGCCTCCACTTCCTGGCCTTTGTGGTAAACCTCGCGAGGATGGTAGATGCGCTTGGTCCAGCTGATGTCGGAGATGTGGATCAGGCCATCGATGCCGTCCGCAACTTCAACAAAAGCACCAAAGGCGGTGAGGCTTTTCACGGGACGGGTGATAACGCTGCCGACGGGGTAATGGTCCTCGATCGAGAGCCAGGGATTGGCTTCCATCTGCTTCATGCCCAGGGAGATGCGACGGTTTTCCTTGTCCAGTTCCAGCACGATGGCGTTCACGGTGTCGCCCACCTTCACTATCTTGCGGGCGTCGGTTATTTTTT of the Candidatus Cloacimonadota bacterium genome contains:
- a CDS encoding helix-turn-helix transcriptional regulator, yielding MSHLKSASALGVNSASISNYEGGKRLPDSAYLSKICEHFQVNLNWLLTNEGPMFQEL
- a CDS encoding phosphatase PAP2 family protein; this encodes MKFRLPPDPVNNTDGMAVHWSRHIVLILDFLLPALILAAGTWLIRSRGLDLRLQDAFYTGNGNWIGNHIKWFDFIYKYGTVPAVIVSITGMVVFVVGFFSRNLARWRRSGLFLALVMLLGPSLLVNAVFKQYWGRPRPNQLALYGGEFAYEAPLTIDHASTGEAFPSGHASMGFYFFALYFIFRGRKPRLAAWAFIITLLYGFGMGLVRMTQGGHFFSDVLWAGGIVWFSCALLYYLLKIDRLVFLKPLAPPEENIEKQKDSA